The following is a genomic window from Calliphora vicina chromosome 5, idCalVici1.1, whole genome shotgun sequence.
gtttacaatttttaagtGGAAACAACCTGCTCTCTGTTTGCTTTACAATAGTTTTTGTTCcaaaaaacgttgttgttgtttgttaattaatattgaccatgtattttgttgttgttgttattattttattgtttgttgttgtagaaGATCCAagactattttttttgtttgtttttattttctttcttagctgttggttggttttttattaaaagttctttatgctttttataatttagttttgttttaattaaaatattttttgttttactgctgaattttttggattttcttgttttgtttaaaaatatttgtttttgttttaaattttgttgttgtttttttaatatttcatagtCATTAAAAAGGAAACAATTTAGTTTGGTTGTTAGTTGTCACCACCTTCTTGTGGTTCATCACCATCACCTTGGGTGTCTGAAGTCCAGAGGGTAAGGTTGTCTCTCAACAATTGCATAATGAGTGTTGAGTCCTTGTATGAGTCCTCATTAAGGGTGTCGAGTTCAGCTATCGCATCATCGAAAGCCTAAAttggaattatttaaaaaaaaatattagcatttgtttttttaaaaaaaatgggtagtttaaagtttttgtttacaaaaataaaagaaatatttcaaaacaagcttttttgttgtatatgtGTATGTAAACTTTATGTAGCAAAACACACCTGATAAATTCATTAGTATTcacttatttgtattaaaaaaacatacatttttttatgggttcaaaattatgtataattctctaaaTTTGTctgaaaatctaactttttcaCTAGTTGTAAGGAGTAGGAAAcctataaatttcaataaaaaatgatCCATTCTGTTGGTAAAATTGTTAGATTTCTggatattcaaattcaatttttaacttgatcaaagttttaaaaaactaaattttctaaatcatataaacctttgataaatttaaagttCGTTCGGGTTTAACGAACTTTATAAAACCTTCAGCCTATActttgagaaaaatttaaaatttttttttttcaattttttaccttgaaaattttttggtgaaaaacatTTACGGTGAAAATTagattggaaaataaatttgagtgaaaaaatttggatgaaaaaaatatttttcccaattgtCGGTCCTAATTTCTATGGCGTttatacgtcgttggaaaggtatttgaaatgtctatctTTAGATATACAATTGACTATGTTAACAATTTATCGAGGAAGTCGTGGTATTTTGCTtttatctcaaccatttgtttgccgatatttatttatttaatttcaatacaaagaaTTTCTCGAATTCAATTAACATAGCGGATATATtcatgtatcaatcatgtatgtaagttatttggggcttcggaaagtggacaaaaagtttgtttttcaaaaaatggtcgaaaaaaattttgtaaattttaatttgtaattaagtgcaaaaatatttttttttttttgtaaattaagtgcaaaaatatttttcacgattttaaCATATTGTCGATCCGGATTTCTATGAGTAATTAGAAAGGCCTatcatatccatattgtatatgtatgttaatgacttagtaatccagatttagataaaaaatagttaaaaaaaatctaggTAGCCGTGGTTTTTGTCTTTATCTCTGTCTTCATACATATCCTTACCAATAACGGTGATGGGAATAAAAACAAACGTCCCTCATGTCATTTTGTACAACTTCCGTATTGTAACTACTTCTTTTCCACTTTTATTATACtgcaattataattattttgaacccacataaatttatttttaaaaaaatataaacacgtTCATCATCATTTCatgaatttcatattaaaaaaaatccatttagcatttctcaaatacaatataaattcttaaaatggaaaaagggctTGGCATGGTTTAtcgaccaaaaaaaaacaaggcaACGTAAAAAAGCATACTAACaagaatttcaaatttatgatggagaaatagttttaaaaattaaatactagCTTATAGCAtatgaaaacaacaaacatGATTAAAATGGTATACATTTGTTAAAAGATATacattaactaaaaaaaaaacaaacacatgcTTATGTTAGAAGGTCAGGTTAAGGGAGCTTGGTCATACATATTTAAGGAAAACAATAAGTCCCAGTtagagtttctttttttttcatggacttatttgttaataacaaatattaatacacaaaatagaaaaataactgCAGATTTGAAATTGACTGGATTTAGAGGTTGAGTTGAGAATAATTAGTTCAAGCCTAAAgaaagctgttttttttttgtttagatattaGTTCGTCTTGGTGGCACACTCATTcgtttatcaacattttaaagaatataGAAACATTTGAGCAGATTAtaagtagtagtagtagaaaTTGTGTTGAGACCTGTTTAGCTAAATGACAAGCCCGCGCTGGTGAATTGATAATTTCGTAATAGAAGACGGAAAAGTTGAGAGCAAGACCTAATCTGATGGGATGTGTAGGCTGCATTTTGTTTTTGGCTATATCGAAAGCCTCCTGATAAGCCTTTTTCGAATCCTCTACCACGGctacaaatgttaaaaaaagaaaataaaaacaaaaatattcagacATTTTTAGAAAGAAATGAGTACAAATGTTAAAAGTTGGTCCTGACTGTGTAGCCTatctcaataaaaataataaaacaaaactcttcccaagtatatattttttttttaagacaacGGAGATGATGTTTTGCGTgtttagatttttgttaaactttttttaaaataaaacaatttttgaaatatttcttttatcAGCCTTTAAACTCTAGAGGTAACGCAATATTAACCTGTTTGGCCAATTGGCAAGCTTTGTCTGGAGAGTTCAGAATCTCGTAGTAGAAGACTGAGAAATTAAGTGCAAGACCCAATCTGATGGGATGTGTTGGTTGCATTTTACCCTTGCTAATTTCAAATGCATCCTGGTAAGCGGTTTGGGAGTCGTCAACAAcggctgtttttttattttttgagaaaaaaattgttttatttaatgttgtacGTATTCATTAAAGGACATTTAAAGGACTTTcaattcaaaaagtaattaacATTAATAGGTATTACGTTTTCAAACCAATACTTACTGTTGCGTGCATCTCCTGTGGCTACCTCAGCTAAATACCTGTAATAATCTCCCTTCATTTTCAGATAGAAAACCTTACTTTCTGGATTGCTGGCTTTGGGAATAAGGTATTTGTCAAGAAGACcctgaaaatagaaaataaataaatacaaaattaatcagGTGTGTATAAAGAG
Proteins encoded in this region:
- the 14-3-3zeta gene encoding 14-3-3 protein zeta isoform X2, with the translated sequence MSTVDKEELVQKAKLAEQSERYDDMAQAMKSVTETGVELSNEERNLLSVAYKNVVGARRSSWRVISSIEQKTEASARKQQLAREYRERVEKELREICYEVLGLLDKYLIPKASNPESKVFYLKMKGDYYRYLAEVATGDARNTVVEDSKKAYQEAFDIAKNKMQPTHPIRLGLALNFSVFYYEIINSPARACHLAKQAFDDAIAELDTLNEDSYKDSTLIMQLLRDNLTLWTSDTQGDGDEPQEGGDN
- the 14-3-3zeta gene encoding 14-3-3 protein zeta isoform X1, with protein sequence MSTVDKEELVQKAKLAEQSERYDDMAQAMKSVTETGVELSNEERNLLSVAYKNVVGARRSSWRVISSIEQKTEASARKQQLAREYRERVEKELREICYEVLGLLDKYLIPKASNPESKVFYLKMKGDYYRYLAEVATGDARNTVVDDSQTAYQDAFEISKGKMQPTHPIRLGLALNFSVFYYEILNSPDKACQLAKQAFDDAIAELDTLNEDSYKDSTLIMQLLRDNLTLWTSDTQGDGDEPQEGGDN